Proteins from a single region of Planctomycetia bacterium:
- a CDS encoding recombinase family protein gives MRRKYLALARVSSREQEREGFSLEVQESALERYAEQHDGKIVKLFRIAETASKPQERQAFKDLLVYAKKHSSELDGVLFFKVDRAARNLFDYVELERLEFEHKLEVIYVTQTTENTPAGRMMRRTLANMASFYTEQQSLDVKDGLERRVQDGLFVGKAPYGYANVRRDGRGLIEVYAERAANIRRIFDLYAYHGFSVDGLGRKLFAEGIFYTPSAPRFARSKLHTILRDRAYIGEVFHQGQWHRGTHEPLIDRGTFDRVQVLLGNKVYQSHELTYAGELIKCDHCGYPITGERKTKPTKNGPKDYIYYRCSRYNTPDHPRVRVQEADIERQVLEMFERIRIKDQAVRDWFAQVLRAKNKSSLQTNKDRIAELTRQITSLRDQEERLLNLRLLEEIDSSTYSRKSTELRDRTAQLSLQIDACDRDRAEYGDLAEKVFELSQSLTEKWLNADVRAKRRLLEIVCLNFSLVDVTLVAEMRKPFDVLVEGLVSNNSRGDRI, from the coding sequence ATGCGCAGGAAGTACCTCGCCCTCGCACGGGTCAGTAGTCGCGAGCAGGAACGCGAGGGATTCAGCCTCGAAGTGCAAGAATCCGCGCTAGAGCGTTATGCCGAGCAGCACGACGGCAAGATCGTCAAGCTGTTCCGCATCGCCGAAACCGCTAGCAAGCCGCAAGAGCGGCAGGCCTTCAAAGACTTGCTCGTCTACGCGAAGAAGCATTCCAGCGAGCTCGACGGTGTGTTGTTCTTCAAAGTCGACCGCGCGGCCCGTAATCTCTTCGACTACGTCGAGCTGGAGCGTCTGGAGTTTGAGCACAAGCTCGAAGTCATCTATGTCACGCAGACGACCGAGAACACGCCGGCCGGGCGCATGATGCGCCGCACGCTCGCCAACATGGCGAGCTTCTACACGGAGCAGCAATCGCTCGACGTCAAGGACGGCTTAGAGCGGCGCGTTCAAGATGGACTGTTCGTCGGTAAGGCACCCTACGGCTACGCGAACGTGCGACGAGACGGACGCGGCTTGATCGAGGTCTATGCCGAGCGTGCCGCCAACATCCGGCGCATCTTCGACCTTTACGCCTATCACGGCTTCTCGGTCGACGGGCTCGGCCGCAAGCTCTTCGCGGAAGGGATCTTTTATACGCCTAGTGCGCCGCGGTTCGCCCGCAGTAAACTCCACACGATTCTGCGCGATCGCGCCTACATCGGCGAAGTTTTCCATCAAGGTCAATGGCACCGTGGCACGCACGAACCGCTGATCGATCGTGGTACGTTCGATCGCGTGCAGGTTCTCCTCGGAAACAAGGTTTATCAAAGCCACGAGCTGACGTATGCCGGGGAGCTCATCAAATGTGATCACTGCGGCTATCCCATCACCGGCGAGCGCAAGACAAAGCCGACGAAGAACGGGCCTAAGGATTATATCTACTATCGCTGCAGCCGGTACAACACCCCGGACCACCCTCGGGTTCGCGTACAGGAAGCGGACATCGAGCGCCAGGTCTTAGAGATGTTCGAGCGGATTCGGATAAAGGATCAAGCGGTCCGCGATTGGTTCGCCCAGGTGCTCCGCGCGAAGAATAAGTCGAGCTTGCAAACGAACAAGGATCGGATCGCCGAGCTGACGCGACAGATCACGAGCCTGCGCGACCAAGAAGAGCGACTGCTCAACCTGCGCCTGCTGGAAGAGATCGATAGCTCGACCTACTCGCGAAAGAGCACGGAGCTTCGTGATCGCACGGCGCAGCTCAGTCTGCAGATCGACGCCTGCGATCGTGATCGCGCCGAATACGGCGACTTGGCCGAGAAAGTGTTTGAACTTTCGCAAAGCCTTACCGAGAAGTGGCTTAATGCGGATGTTCGTGCCAAACGTCGATTACTCGAAATCGTCTGTTTGAACTTTTCTCTCGTCGACGTAACTCTCGTTGCCGAAATGAGAAAGCCCTTCGACGTGCTCGTCGAAGGGCTTGTTTCTAACAACAGTCGGGGCGACAGGATTTGA
- a CDS encoding fumarylacetoacetate hydrolase family protein, whose protein sequence is MNLAKFLAPNGKTMLGVVEGDVVRPLALAAGQYQSLTEILESNDPAETVRFLIDPTAASFARTAVTFLPPIDNQEIWAAGVTYKRSRSARMEESVSSATVYDLVYKADRPELFFKASAPKVVGHEKPVRIRKDSTWNVPEPELALVIDRRGQIVGYTIGNDMSSRDIEGENPLYLPQAKVYDESCSLGPWITLQGSLPSLEETVIGIDITRGGKSVFSGQTTAAEIARPLPSLVEWLCRENTFPHGAVLLTGTGVVPDKDFTLLAGDVVSITIAGIGTLTNPVVQRK, encoded by the coding sequence ATGAACCTCGCTAAATTTCTCGCTCCCAACGGTAAGACGATGCTCGGCGTCGTCGAAGGGGACGTCGTTCGACCGCTCGCGCTTGCGGCCGGCCAGTATCAATCGTTGACGGAAATCCTTGAGTCGAACGACCCTGCCGAGACGGTTCGATTTCTCATCGATCCTACGGCGGCCTCCTTCGCACGAACCGCGGTGACGTTCTTACCGCCGATCGACAACCAAGAGATCTGGGCCGCAGGCGTAACCTACAAGCGCAGCCGTTCGGCGCGGATGGAAGAGTCGGTCTCATCGGCCACGGTATACGATCTCGTCTACAAGGCCGATCGGCCGGAGTTGTTCTTCAAGGCCAGCGCGCCGAAGGTCGTCGGCCATGAGAAGCCGGTCCGCATTCGCAAAGACTCGACATGGAACGTGCCGGAGCCGGAACTCGCGCTCGTGATCGATCGTCGCGGGCAGATCGTCGGCTACACGATCGGCAACGATATGAGCTCGCGCGACATCGAAGGGGAGAATCCGCTCTATCTGCCGCAAGCGAAAGTCTACGACGAATCCTGTTCGCTCGGCCCTTGGATCACGTTGCAGGGCTCGCTGCCGTCGCTCGAAGAGACGGTGATCGGCATCGACATCACGCGCGGCGGCAAGAGCGTGTTCTCCGGCCAAACGACGGCCGCCGAAATCGCACGGCCGCTGCCGTCGCTCGTCGAATGGCTCTGCCGCGAGAACACGTTTCCTCACGGCGCGGTTCTGCTCACCGGCACCGGCGTGGTGCCCGACAAAGACTTCACGCTGCTCGCCGGCGATGTGGTGAGCATTACGATCGCCGGGATCGGCACGCTGACGAATCCGGTCGTGCAACGAAAATAG
- a CDS encoding RluA family pseudouridine synthase, with amino-acid sequence MSSPDPSKGPVDIVVPEQYSGARLDWFIAQTFPSYSRTHIRKSINSQGVRLNGRHSKAAQHVATGDVVNVSLPELAKEGPLPAAIPLDVVYEDEAIAVINKPPGMVVHPGRGHWEGTLASALRHHFDELSEYGGPTRPGIVHRLDRDTSGVILIAKTDAAHKRVAEQFEGRTVSKEYFAITVGAPDCDRDLIDQPIGPHPYQREKMAIRRDHPLARPAQSFYEIERHFDGYGAVRILPKTGRTHQIRLHLASVGAPVLCDRLYGSRARLTLGEIRRDPKDETPLLERQALHARRLTIRHPTDDRELTFEAALPDDMQRTLDALIQFRALR; translated from the coding sequence ATGTCGTCTCCCGATCCGTCGAAGGGCCCGGTCGATATCGTGGTTCCGGAGCAATACTCCGGCGCGCGGCTCGATTGGTTCATTGCGCAGACGTTTCCGTCGTATAGCCGGACCCACATTCGCAAGTCGATCAATTCGCAAGGGGTGCGCCTCAACGGCCGACACTCGAAGGCCGCGCAGCATGTCGCCACCGGCGATGTCGTGAACGTCTCGCTGCCGGAACTGGCGAAGGAAGGTCCGCTCCCGGCTGCCATTCCGCTCGATGTCGTCTATGAAGACGAAGCGATCGCCGTCATCAATAAGCCGCCGGGCATGGTCGTGCATCCGGGCCGCGGCCATTGGGAGGGAACACTCGCTTCCGCTCTGCGACACCACTTCGACGAGCTCAGCGAATACGGCGGCCCCACACGGCCCGGCATCGTGCATCGCTTGGATCGCGATACGAGCGGCGTGATCCTGATCGCTAAGACCGACGCGGCGCATAAGCGCGTGGCCGAGCAATTCGAGGGGCGCACGGTGAGCAAGGAATACTTCGCGATCACGGTCGGCGCCCCCGACTGCGACCGCGACCTGATCGATCAGCCGATCGGACCGCATCCGTATCAGCGCGAAAAAATGGCGATCCGTCGCGATCATCCGTTGGCCCGACCGGCGCAAAGTTTCTATGAGATCGAGCGACACTTCGACGGCTACGGCGCGGTGCGCATCCTCCCGAAGACCGGTCGGACGCATCAGATTCGGCTGCATTTGGCGAGCGTCGGCGCTCCGGTGTTGTGCGATCGACTGTACGGCAGCCGCGCGCGATTGACGCTCGGCGAGATTCGTCGCGATCCGAAAGACGAGACGCCGTTGCTCGAGCGCCAAGCGTTGCATGCGCGGCGGCTTACGATCCGGCACCCGACGGACGACCGCGAGTTGACGTTCGAGGCGGCCTTGCCCGACGATATGCAGCGGACGCTCGACGCTTTGATCCAATTTCGCGCCTTGCGTTAA
- a CDS encoding ABC transporter permease, translating to MSQSLLISGSLYTPVAIGAALVALLLLAGRVPLSYNYYNLIARWRTTFLTVLAFTLVTTLLVAMQAVVNGMEALLLGSGRPGNIVIMAEGSTDEAFSNLGYSDVGELENQAGILRDGARPLVSRETYIIVTQPIENALPGRPKRRFLSMRGVDDPEISGRVHGLQLYEGGRWFSAAGVSDGAKGQAGAANIEVVVGEGLARELARDQTMRDAGKTALTVGDTFHLNDRTWIVVGIMKSEGLTFDSELWAKRTLIGPMFGKESYSSLVAQTAGVDEAAKLKIFFNNDYKKAAVNALIETDYYAGLSQTNKQFLISLIFLTVFMGIGGVFGVMNTMYAAVAQRTRDIGVLRLLGFNRPQVLISFLLESIMIALIGGALGCALGQLTDGLTANSVVSGGQGGGKLVVLRLTVNADTLAKAMLLALAMGILGGVLPAFQAVRLRILNALR from the coding sequence TTGTCCCAATCCCTCCTTATCTCAGGCTCCCTCTACACACCCGTCGCAATCGGCGCGGCGCTGGTCGCGTTGCTGTTGCTCGCCGGGCGAGTTCCCCTTTCCTACAACTACTACAACTTAATCGCCCGCTGGCGAACGACGTTTCTCACCGTGTTGGCGTTTACGCTCGTGACCACGCTGCTCGTGGCGATGCAGGCGGTCGTCAACGGCATGGAGGCCTTGCTGCTCGGGAGCGGTCGGCCGGGCAACATCGTGATCATGGCGGAAGGCTCGACCGATGAAGCCTTCAGCAACCTCGGGTATTCCGACGTCGGCGAGTTGGAAAACCAAGCGGGGATCCTGCGCGACGGCGCGCGGCCGCTGGTCAGCCGCGAAACCTACATCATCGTCACGCAACCGATCGAGAACGCACTTCCCGGCCGGCCGAAACGTCGTTTTCTTTCGATGCGCGGCGTCGACGATCCCGAGATCAGCGGACGCGTGCATGGGCTGCAACTGTATGAAGGGGGGCGCTGGTTTTCCGCGGCGGGGGTGAGCGACGGCGCGAAGGGGCAAGCGGGAGCTGCGAATATCGAGGTCGTCGTCGGCGAAGGGCTCGCGCGCGAACTGGCCCGAGATCAAACGATGCGTGATGCCGGCAAAACGGCGCTCACGGTCGGCGACACGTTTCATCTAAACGATCGGACCTGGATCGTCGTCGGCATCATGAAATCGGAAGGGCTGACGTTCGACTCCGAGCTTTGGGCTAAGCGAACGTTGATCGGTCCGATGTTCGGCAAGGAGAGTTATTCGTCGCTCGTCGCGCAAACGGCCGGCGTCGACGAAGCGGCGAAGCTCAAGATCTTCTTCAACAACGACTACAAGAAAGCGGCCGTCAACGCGCTGATCGAAACCGACTACTATGCCGGGCTCTCGCAAACGAACAAACAGTTTCTCATTTCGTTGATCTTTCTTACCGTCTTCATGGGGATCGGTGGGGTGTTCGGAGTGATGAACACGATGTACGCCGCCGTCGCCCAGCGGACGCGCGACATCGGCGTGCTCCGACTATTAGGCTTCAACCGACCGCAAGTGCTGATCTCGTTTCTCCTGGAGTCGATCATGATCGCACTCATCGGCGGAGCGCTGGGGTGCGCGCTCGGACAACTCACCGACGGCTTGACCGCCAACAGCGTCGTCAGCGGCGGGCAAGGAGGAGGCAAACTGGTCGTGCTGCGACTCACCGTGAACGCCGACACGCTCGCCAAAGCGATGCTGCTCGCCCTGGCGATGGGAATCCTCGGCGGCGTGCTCCCGGCGTTTCAAGCGGTCCGGTTGAGGATCCTCAACGCGTTGCGTTGA
- a CDS encoding universal stress protein, whose protein sequence is MKVFFAVDGSHGSTAAVRQVGELLSPQNDTVAFYFAPPEIIVRHAAAAEETRERARKAIADAVFDEGRTSLPPLLAATSTEILAEHTAAEGILIEARKWNAELIVLGAQGMSAWEQLLLGSVSQAVAHNSTLPVCIVRPRPADRQAEPLRVLFAYDGSTGSAAALATAERLTFPTGTQVFALAVVESIACGSVPAWLMQKARHADATAMADAWGREHEDDKRQAHDQLAEHMAKQPAPFSSAESIVAEGHAAEQILRVVHERRIDLVVLGSHGKGMIERLLIGSTSSKVLAGSPCSVLLARGK, encoded by the coding sequence ATGAAGGTCTTCTTCGCCGTGGATGGCTCCCATGGTTCGACGGCGGCAGTCCGTCAGGTCGGCGAACTCCTTTCGCCGCAAAACGATACAGTTGCGTTTTATTTCGCGCCGCCGGAGATCATCGTCCGCCACGCAGCCGCTGCCGAAGAAACACGCGAACGGGCCCGAAAGGCGATCGCCGATGCCGTGTTCGACGAGGGGCGCACTTCATTGCCGCCGTTGCTCGCCGCCACAAGCACCGAGATCCTAGCCGAGCACACGGCCGCCGAAGGCATCCTGATCGAAGCCCGAAAATGGAACGCCGAGCTGATCGTCCTCGGCGCGCAAGGGATGTCGGCCTGGGAACAACTCCTGCTCGGCAGCGTGTCGCAAGCGGTCGCACACAACTCAACGCTTCCGGTTTGCATCGTTCGCCCAAGGCCTGCCGATCGACAGGCCGAGCCGCTACGCGTGCTGTTTGCCTACGACGGCTCCACGGGCTCGGCCGCCGCTCTGGCAACGGCCGAGCGCCTGACCTTTCCGACAGGGACGCAAGTCTTCGCGCTGGCGGTCGTCGAATCGATCGCTTGCGGTTCCGTTCCGGCATGGCTTATGCAAAAGGCGCGGCATGCCGATGCGACGGCGATGGCCGACGCTTGGGGGCGTGAACACGAAGACGACAAGCGTCAGGCGCACGATCAACTCGCCGAGCACATGGCGAAACAACCGGCGCCGTTTTCGAGTGCCGAGTCGATCGTCGCCGAAGGGCACGCGGCGGAGCAAATTCTTCGCGTCGTGCATGAACGACGTATCGACCTCGTCGTGCTCGGCTCGCACGGCAAGGGAATGATCGAACGCCTGCTCATCGGCAGCACGAGCAGCAAGGTGCTCGCAGGCTCCCCTTGCTCGGTATTACTCGCGCGCGGCAAATAA
- the efp gene encoding elongation factor P: MGTYNTSDFKKGIKIQIDGEPYLMVECNFVKPGKGNALYKCRMKNLIRGTTLERTLKGGDSLESADVSEIEAQYLYRQGDKFVFMDNKSYEQYEMSPEQVDEAWKYLKEGMVCSVILFNENPITISPPNHVVLKIEYAEPAVRGNTATNLSKPVKLETGAEMVVPAFCEQGEMIRIDTRTGEYVERVRE, encoded by the coding sequence GTGGGAACTTATAACACCAGCGACTTCAAAAAAGGCATCAAGATTCAGATCGACGGCGAGCCGTATTTGATGGTCGAGTGCAACTTCGTGAAGCCGGGTAAGGGGAACGCCCTCTACAAATGCCGGATGAAGAACTTGATCCGCGGCACCACGCTGGAACGAACCTTGAAGGGGGGCGACTCGCTCGAGAGCGCCGACGTTTCGGAAATCGAAGCGCAATATCTCTACCGCCAAGGGGACAAATTCGTGTTCATGGACAACAAGTCCTACGAGCAATACGAAATGTCGCCTGAGCAAGTCGACGAAGCGTGGAAGTATCTGAAGGAAGGGATGGTCTGCTCGGTGATCCTGTTCAACGAGAACCCGATCACGATCTCGCCGCCGAACCACGTCGTCTTGAAGATCGAATACGCCGAGCCGGCCGTGCGCGGCAACACGGCGACGAACTTGTCGAAGCCGGTGAAGCTCGAAACCGGCGCGGAAATGGTCGTGCCTGCTTTCTGCGAACAAGGCGAAATGATCCGCATCGACACCCGCACCGGCGAATACGTCGAACGCGTTCGCGAGTAA
- a CDS encoding UvrD-helicase domain-containing protein yields MDDGLNPPQREAVNTLSGPLLVLAGAGTGKTRVVTFRIARLIKNGTRPSRILAVTFTNKAAGEMQERAGAILGKAGPAKPGSGGKPDKPEISTFHSLCVRVLRRHIEKLGYPQQFAIYDRGDQESTARSVLREIHVPNEVLRPSDLLSIIGNWKTKCIRPHQAENVAETDKEHLAAMAYRRYQAQLKASGAVDFDDLLLCTEELFTGFKEVRAVEAKRFDHLLVDEYQDTNGSQYRIIKALAEEHRNLCVVGDDDQSIYGWRGAEVTHILGFRRDWPEAKIVRLEDNYRSTAPILELSNRLIAHNKNRYDKVLRSSREGGEKPRILQFEDEEAEATNVVDEIDGLIKQGLPPKSVAILFRTNEQPRAFEAELRRAKVPYTLIGGMSFYDRKEVRDVLSYLKIIANPKDEVSLLRIINTPARGLGRGAIEAMVKRATTDGVPLWEILPQGRSIPELSQASVDGAMELRDLIVQCQKRLQKKEDPLVDVVRELLEDIRYRAEIDRNYKEPADRDARWNTVEELVNAIGIYEGRGSKQKSLAGFLDEVALNARDQEEDKETKVGRNAVVLMTMHSAKGLEFPHVYLVGMEEGLLPHRRSVAVDGTAIDEERRLCYVGVTRAQDRLTLTLALSRFKWGRKKPTIPSRFLFELNGKADNPQAKKALQAARQEFLPEDAKKKLAKDAAMKKGKR; encoded by the coding sequence ATGGACGACGGGCTCAATCCCCCGCAACGGGAAGCGGTTAACACGCTTTCGGGCCCCCTTTTGGTGCTCGCCGGCGCCGGCACCGGGAAGACGCGCGTCGTCACGTTCCGCATCGCTCGGCTCATTAAAAACGGCACGCGGCCGAGCCGGATCCTCGCCGTCACCTTCACGAACAAAGCCGCCGGCGAAATGCAGGAAAGGGCCGGCGCCATCCTCGGCAAGGCGGGGCCCGCCAAGCCGGGCTCCGGCGGAAAGCCGGACAAGCCCGAGATCTCGACGTTTCATTCGCTCTGCGTGCGCGTGCTCCGGCGGCATATCGAAAAGCTCGGCTATCCGCAACAGTTCGCCATCTACGATCGCGGCGATCAAGAAAGCACGGCGCGCAGCGTACTGCGCGAGATTCATGTGCCGAACGAAGTGTTGCGGCCGAGCGACTTGCTGAGCATCATCGGCAATTGGAAAACGAAATGTATTCGACCGCACCAAGCCGAGAACGTCGCCGAGACCGATAAGGAGCATCTCGCCGCAATGGCCTATCGGCGCTATCAAGCGCAGCTCAAAGCCTCGGGCGCGGTCGACTTCGACGACTTGCTTCTTTGCACGGAAGAACTCTTTACCGGCTTCAAGGAAGTGCGGGCCGTCGAAGCGAAGCGGTTCGATCATCTGCTCGTCGACGAATATCAAGACACGAACGGCTCGCAGTATCGCATTATCAAAGCGCTCGCCGAAGAGCACCGCAATCTGTGCGTCGTCGGCGACGACGATCAATCGATCTACGGCTGGCGCGGTGCCGAGGTAACCCACATCCTCGGGTTCCGCCGCGACTGGCCCGAGGCGAAGATCGTACGGCTCGAAGACAACTACCGTTCGACCGCGCCGATTCTCGAACTCTCGAACCGCTTGATCGCGCACAATAAAAACCGCTACGACAAGGTACTTCGCTCGTCGCGCGAAGGGGGCGAGAAGCCGCGGATCTTGCAGTTCGAGGATGAAGAAGCCGAAGCGACGAACGTGGTCGACGAGATCGACGGCCTGATCAAGCAAGGGCTTCCGCCGAAAAGCGTCGCCATCTTGTTTCGCACGAACGAGCAACCGCGCGCGTTCGAGGCCGAGCTGCGTCGCGCGAAGGTCCCTTATACGCTCATCGGCGGGATGTCGTTCTACGACCGCAAGGAAGTGCGCGATGTCTTGAGCTATTTGAAGATCATCGCCAATCCGAAAGATGAAGTCTCGCTGCTGAGAATCATCAACACGCCGGCCCGAGGCTTGGGGCGCGGCGCGATCGAAGCGATGGTGAAACGGGCCACGACCGACGGCGTGCCGCTGTGGGAAATCTTGCCGCAAGGGCGAAGCATTCCGGAGCTCTCGCAAGCGTCCGTCGACGGCGCGATGGAGCTACGCGATTTGATCGTCCAATGCCAAAAGCGATTGCAGAAGAAAGAAGATCCGCTGGTCGATGTCGTGCGCGAGCTGCTCGAAGACATTCGCTATCGAGCCGAGATCGATCGCAACTACAAAGAGCCCGCCGACCGGGATGCGCGTTGGAACACGGTCGAGGAACTGGTCAACGCGATCGGCATCTATGAAGGACGCGGCTCGAAGCAGAAGTCGCTCGCCGGCTTTCTCGACGAAGTGGCGCTGAATGCCCGCGATCAGGAAGAAGACAAAGAGACGAAAGTCGGCCGGAACGCGGTCGTGCTGATGACGATGCACAGCGCGAAAGGCTTGGAGTTTCCGCATGTCTATCTCGTCGGCATGGAAGAGGGTCTGCTGCCGCATCGCAGGAGCGTCGCGGTCGATGGGACGGCGATCGACGAAGAGCGGCGGCTGTGCTACGTCGGCGTGACGCGCGCCCAAGATCGGCTGACGCTCACGCTCGCCCTCTCGCGATTCAAGTGGGGCCGCAAGAAGCCGACGATCCCAAGCCGATTCCTCTTCGAGCTCAACGGCAAGGCCGACAACCCCCAAGCGAAAAAGGCGCTGCAAGCCGCACGACAAGAGTTCTTGCCGGAAGACGCGAAGAAGAAACTTGCCAAGGACGCGGCGATGAAGAAGGGGAAGAGATAG
- a CDS encoding methionine biosynthesis protein MetW, whose amino-acid sequence MSTVLTPFRPAVLAIGEDYRRRLIPYLAETIPPAATLLDVGCDDGKVGSGVRALRPELDVRGCDIQDLRPCLVPRTLYDGKTLPFPDDSFDAVMAVDVLHHTRDIPMMLREMTRVSRRWVVVKDHQVGGTLAYWRIGFGDFILNATWGIPCTFNYPRRGGWQKMFAESGLAIHREREDLDMGRMNWAIEHPIFVGEKVASSR is encoded by the coding sequence ATGTCGACGGTTCTTACTCCTTTCCGACCGGCGGTGCTGGCGATCGGCGAAGATTATCGCCGGCGCTTGATTCCGTATCTCGCGGAAACGATTCCTCCGGCGGCTACGTTGCTCGACGTCGGCTGCGACGACGGTAAGGTCGGCTCCGGCGTTCGCGCGCTACGTCCGGAGCTCGACGTTCGCGGCTGCGACATCCAAGACTTACGGCCGTGCCTGGTTCCTCGCACGCTGTACGACGGCAAAACCTTGCCGTTTCCCGACGATTCGTTCGATGCGGTCATGGCCGTCGACGTGCTGCATCATACGCGCGACATCCCAATGATGCTGCGAGAGATGACGCGCGTGTCGCGGCGCTGGGTCGTCGTGAAGGACCACCAAGTCGGCGGGACGCTCGCCTATTGGCGAATCGGATTCGGCGACTTCATCCTCAATGCGACTTGGGGCATCCCCTGCACGTTCAACTACCCTCGTCGCGGTGGATGGCAGAAGATGTTCGCCGAGTCCGGCCTCGCGATCCATCGCGAGCGCGAAGACCTGGATATGGGCCGGATGAACTGGGCGATCGAACACCCGATCTTCGTCGGCGAGAAGGTTGCAAGTTCGCGATAA
- the epmB gene encoding EF-P beta-lysylation protein EpmB, giving the protein MALSTKPAPLVSPKFPPDGAEIGGSNDDRSADFVAAPTSSWRRTLKEAIRDPEELCRLLDLPSSLVPAARRAAEQFGLFVPRGYVNRMRRGDPADPLLRQVLPLGEELVDVAGFTTDPVGDRPAELVPGLLQKYESRALLIATGACAVHCRYCFRRHYPYDTAPKSLAQWERALAAIAADPAIDEVILSGGDPWTLVDDLLAPLAARIADIPHVRRLRVHTRLPIFIPERVCDSLLEWFSKAALSKTGSQLTPICVIHANHAAELDDEVAAALARLQQAGVMLLNQTVLLRGVNDSIAALDGLCRRLVDLGVVPYYLHQLDRVAGAAHFEVPEADGLRLVEALRARLPGYAVPRYVREVPGAGSKTPLGL; this is encoded by the coding sequence ATGGCATTATCCACGAAACCAGCCCCGCTTGTCAGCCCCAAATTTCCGCCTGACGGAGCGGAAATCGGCGGGTCGAACGACGATCGAAGCGCCGATTTCGTCGCTGCCCCAACCAGCTCTTGGCGGCGTACGCTGAAGGAGGCGATTCGCGACCCCGAAGAGCTTTGCCGCTTGCTCGACTTGCCCTCGTCGCTAGTGCCCGCCGCACGCCGCGCCGCGGAGCAGTTCGGGCTCTTCGTGCCGCGCGGCTATGTGAACCGGATGCGGCGCGGCGATCCGGCCGATCCGTTGCTGCGCCAAGTCTTACCACTCGGCGAAGAACTCGTCGACGTCGCCGGCTTCACCACCGATCCCGTCGGCGATCGACCGGCCGAGCTTGTGCCGGGCCTGCTGCAAAAATACGAATCGCGCGCGCTGCTCATCGCCACCGGCGCATGTGCGGTCCATTGCCGCTACTGCTTTCGCCGACACTACCCCTACGACACCGCGCCGAAATCGCTCGCGCAATGGGAACGAGCGCTTGCGGCCATCGCGGCCGATCCTGCGATCGACGAAGTTATTCTCAGCGGCGGCGATCCTTGGACGCTGGTCGATGATTTGCTCGCGCCGCTCGCGGCGCGCATCGCCGACATTCCGCATGTGCGCCGGCTGCGCGTTCATACGCGCTTGCCGATCTTCATCCCGGAGCGTGTTTGCGACTCGCTCTTGGAATGGTTCTCGAAAGCCGCGCTCTCGAAGACAGGGTCGCAACTCACGCCGATCTGCGTCATCCATGCCAATCATGCCGCGGAGCTTGATGATGAGGTTGCCGCGGCCTTGGCTCGCTTGCAGCAAGCCGGCGTCATGTTGCTCAATCAGACGGTGCTGCTGCGCGGCGTGAACGACTCCATTGCCGCGCTCGACGGGCTCTGCCGCCGGCTCGTCGATCTGGGTGTGGTCCCTTACTATCTGCATCAGCTTGACCGTGTCGCCGGCGCCGCGCATTTCGAGGTGCCCGAGGCGGATGGCTTGAGGCTGGTGGAAGCGTTGCGAGCCCGATTGCCCGGGTATGCGGTGCCGCGCTATGTGCGCGAGGTTCCCGGCGCCGGCTCCAAAACGCCGTTGGGCCTTTAA